One window of the Candidatus Jettenia sp. genome contains the following:
- the prs gene encoding ribose-phosphate diphosphokinase — protein sequence MIQDQDTQRLFFTPERFAHEQVQRMEPPRGRLLIAGCRSGSYLSTRTFQRYKELLAKEGSKNDILHLENIDKQFSDSETCVRLDVHVSGYDVFIFQALFNPTSDYSIDQNYMAFLIAARTFRENGANHVTAVLPYLAYARQDKPTRFMREPTTAKLMADMSIEAGIDRLVVWNPHCDQIRGFYGSMPVNVLGSLPLYIDEYRRFQGREDTIAVAPDAGASKFVAHFGRALNLKCAVASKYRPRPEEAVISEIIGDFTGKKIAIILDDMISSGGTIYALIKKLVEEKGIEEIYLGISHNLCVGDAHDRLIDLYKNYHLKEMIVTNSIPQTAAFQSLPFVSIQCLSDTLCRTINRIHYNQSVNEMLYQPLTPYIKD from the coding sequence ATGATTCAAGACCAAGATACGCAGCGTCTCTTCTTCACACCAGAAAGGTTTGCACACGAGCAAGTTCAAAGGATGGAGCCTCCCCGCGGAAGACTCTTAATTGCAGGATGCCGTTCGGGTTCTTATTTATCAACAAGGACATTCCAGAGATATAAGGAACTCCTGGCAAAAGAAGGGAGTAAAAACGATATCTTACACCTGGAAAATATCGATAAGCAATTCTCTGATTCAGAAACCTGTGTCCGGTTAGATGTCCACGTCAGTGGTTATGATGTATTCATCTTCCAGGCCCTTTTCAACCCTACCTCAGACTACAGTATTGACCAAAATTATATGGCGTTCCTCATTGCTGCCAGGACATTTCGGGAAAATGGCGCTAATCACGTAACAGCCGTACTGCCCTATCTTGCATATGCCCGGCAGGATAAACCGACGAGATTTATGAGAGAACCAACAACAGCAAAGCTTATGGCCGATATGAGTATTGAGGCGGGCATTGACCGGCTCGTTGTCTGGAACCCACACTGTGACCAAATCCGGGGATTCTATGGAAGCATGCCAGTCAATGTACTGGGGTCATTACCATTATATATCGATGAATACCGCCGCTTTCAGGGGCGGGAAGACACCATTGCTGTTGCTCCCGACGCAGGAGCTTCGAAATTTGTAGCTCATTTTGGAAGGGCACTGAATCTCAAATGTGCCGTTGCATCAAAATATCGTCCACGTCCTGAAGAAGCCGTAATCTCTGAGATTATTGGCGACTTCACAGGAAAAAAGATCGCAATCATTCTCGATGATATGATAAGTAGTGGTGGCACTATCTATGCACTCATTAAAAAGCTGGTGGAAGAAAAGGGAATTGAGGAGATATATCTTGGAATTTCACATAACCTCTGTGTTGGAGACGCCCATGATCGTTTAATAGATTTATACAAGAACTATCATCTAAAAGAGATGATAGTAACAAATAGCATCCCCCAGACAGCCGCATTTCAATCCCTACCCTTTGTCTCAATACAGTGCTTATCAGATACACTCTGCCGGACGATCAACAGGATTCATTACAATCAGTCAGTAAACGAAATGCTGTATCAGCCATTAACGCCATACATCAAAGATTGA
- the prs gene encoding ribose-phosphate diphosphokinase gives MALFIAARTFRENGANHVTAVLPYLAYARQDKPTRFMREPTTAKLMADMSIEAGIDRLVVWNPHCDQIRGFYGSMPVNVLGSLPLYIDEYRRFQGREDTIAVAPDAGASKFVAHFGRALNLKCAVASKYRPRPEEAIISEIIGDFTGKKIAIILNDMISSGGAIYALIKRLVEEKGIEEIYLGISHNLCVGNAHDRLIDLYKNYSDQRLKPDNVWRR, from the coding sequence ATGGCGCTCTTCATTGCTGCCAGGACATTTCGGGAAAATGGCGCTAATCACGTAACAGCCGTACTGCCCTATCTTGCATATGCCCGGCAGGATAAACCGACGAGATTTATGAGAGAACCAACAACAGCAAAGCTTATGGCCGATATGAGTATTGAGGCGGGCATTGACCGGCTCGTTGTCTGGAACCCACACTGTGATCAAATCCGGGGATTCTATGGAAGCATGCCAGTCAATGTACTGGGGTCATTACCATTATATATCGATGAATACCGCCGCTTTCAGGGGCGGGAAGACACCATTGCTGTTGCTCCCGACGCAGGAGCTTCGAAATTTGTAGCTCATTTTGGAAGGGCGCTGAATCTTAAATGTGCCGTTGCATCAAAATACCGTCCACGTCCTGAAGAAGCCATAATCTCTGAGATTATTGGCGACTTCACAGGAAAAAAGATCGCAATCATCCTTAATGATATGATAAGTAGTGGCGGCGCTATCTATGCGCTCATTAAAAGGCTGGTAGAAGAAAAGGGAATTGAGGAGATATATCTTGGAATTTCACACAACCTCTGTGTCGGAAACGCTCATGATCGTTTAATAGATTTATACAAGAACTATAGTGATCAACGATTGAAACCAGACAACGTATGGCGGAGATGA